One genomic region from Leptospira licerasiae serovar Varillal str. VAR 010 encodes:
- a CDS encoding DUF1993 domain-containing protein yields MSDISIYEITVTQVIKNLEHLKRFIDKGKSFAESKKIDMDILLNSRLAPDQYNFIRQIQLACDTAKLGAARLTGKQFQTHEDTEKTLAEVIERIDSVIGILKGLKPEDYKDASENKISLPRWEGKSLTGKEYALHHMIPNFFFHIVTAYDILRHNGVELGKKDYLGDFPFKS; encoded by the coding sequence ATGTCAGACATTTCGATTTACGAGATCACAGTAACACAAGTAATCAAAAACTTAGAGCACTTAAAACGATTTATCGATAAAGGCAAAAGTTTTGCCGAATCCAAAAAGATCGATATGGATATTTTATTGAATTCGAGACTCGCACCTGACCAATACAATTTTATCCGCCAAATCCAGTTAGCTTGTGATACGGCAAAATTAGGAGCGGCACGTTTAACTGGAAAACAATTCCAAACACATGAAGATACGGAAAAGACACTGGCAGAAGTGATCGAAAGGATCGATTCAGTCATCGGTATATTGAAAGGCCTGAAACCGGAAGATTATAAAGATGCTTCCGAGAATAAAATTTCTTTGCCTCGTTGGGAAGGTAAATCGTTAACCGGAAAAGAATACGCTCTGCATCATATGATCCCGAACTTCTTCTTTCATATAGTAACAGCCTACGATATTCTCAGACATAACGGAGTCGAACTGGGAAAGAAGGACTATCTGGGAGACTTCCCTTTTAAATCTTAA